A region from the Homalodisca vitripennis isolate AUS2020 unplaced genomic scaffold, UT_GWSS_2.1 ScUCBcl_5949;HRSCAF=12931, whole genome shotgun sequence genome encodes:
- the LOC124373584 gene encoding piggyBac transposable element-derived protein 2-like → MCEKNLNLHEILTMLEDEEIQVPPDEEIGVYIQPPINANDDVTDEDSGDEDMTSIHHLPGNQLLAPLKFPKNLN, encoded by the exons ATGTGCGAAAA gaactTGAACCTTCATGAAATTTTGACGATGCTAGAAGATGAAGAGATCCAAGTGCCACCTGATGAAGAAATTGGCGTATATATTCAGCCACCAATCAATGCAAATGATGATGTCACTGATGAGGATTCTGGGGATGAGGACATGACTTCAATCCATCATCTTCCAGGAAACCAACTATTGGCCCCGCTGAAGTTTCCCAAGAATTTGAACTGA